The following are encoded together in the Glycine max cultivar Williams 82 chromosome 8, Glycine_max_v4.0, whole genome shotgun sequence genome:
- the LOC100783944 gene encoding probable potassium transporter 17 produces MESRVHLPCSNDVVVHVNGDSAPDARRFHPTNDAFPPQQQQQQHQEHGKERRGSLVLAYKTLGVVFGGLVTSPLYVYPSMPLKSPTEDDYLGIYSIMFWTLTLIGVVKYANVAIRADDHGEGGTFALYSLLCRHVNIGILPSKHVGLNTTKDVQKSTSLARFFQTSVVARRLLLFVAMLGTCMLIGDGILTPAISVLSAMDGLRAPFPSVSKTLVETLSAIVLIVLFLLQKFGTSRVSFLFSPIMGAWTLSTPLVGIYSIIHHYPSIFKALSPHYIFRFFWRNGKSGWLLLGGTVLCITGSEAMFADLGHFNQKSIQIAFLFTIYPSLVLTYAGQTAYLIKHPNDHDDGFYKFIPTSVYWPIFVIATSAAVVASQSLISATFSVIKQSVVLDYFPRVKVVHTSNNKEGEVYSPEVNYILMILCVAVILIFGDGKDIGNAFGVVVSIVMLITTILLTLVMIMIWRTPAILVALYFVVFFVMEGVYVSAVFTKFAEGGWIPFAISLILAFIMFGWFYGRQRKIDYELTHKITFERLEELLADRSVQRVPGLCFFYTNIQEGLTPILGHYIKNMKSLHKVTIFTTLRYLLVPKVAPHERIVIKKSNLEGVYCCVIQYGYADALNLEGDHFVNQVITSLTQHIQNSPDKLSSDSREIEETSYLEEARCAGVVHVRGKTKFYIGLNCGWFDKFVLRFYEVMHNNCRSALPALGVPPQQRIEVGMLYEA; encoded by the exons ATGGAAAGCCGTGTCCACCTCCCTTGCTCTAACGACGTCGTCGTCCACGTCAACGGCGACTCTGCTCCCGACGCTCGCCGGTTTCACCCAACCAACGATGCATTTCcccctcaacaacaacaacaacagcatcaG GAGCATGGGAAGGAAAGAAGGGGCAGTTTGGTTCTTGCGTACAAGACTCTTGGAGTGGTGTTTGGAGGACTTGTGACATCACCCCTTTACGTGTACCCTTCAATGCCACTCAAGTCTCCTACTGAAGATGACTATCTGGGCATCTACAGCATCATGTTTTGGACTCTTACTCTCATTGGGGTTGTCAAGTACGCCAACGTTGCCATTAGAGCTGATGACCACGGTGAAG GTGGGACTTTTGCCTTGTACTCATTGCTTTGTAGGCATGTCAATATTGGGATCCTGCCCTCCAAGCATGTTGGTTTGAACACAACTAAGGACGTCCAAAAGAGTACTTCGCTTGCCAGATTCTTCCAAACAAGCGTGGTTGCTCGTAGGCTCTTGCTCTTTGTTGCTATGTTGGGTACTTGCATGCTTATTGGTGATGGTATACTTACGCCTGCAATTTCAG TGTTGTCAGCAATGGATGGACTAAGAGCACCTTTTCCTTCAGTTAGCAAAA CGCTAGTGGAAACACTCTCTGCAATTGTTTTGATCGTTCTGTTCTTGTTGCAAAAGTTTGGCACATCCCGTGTTAGTTTCCTCTTTTCTCCAATAATGGGTGCATGGACGCTGAGTACCCCACTTGTAGGAATTTACAGCATCATACACCATTATCCTAGCATATTTAAGGCTTTATCTCCCCACTATATATTCCGTTTCTTTTGGAGAAATGGAAAATCTGGCTGGCTTTTACTTGGTGGTACTGTCCTTTGCATTACAG GTTCTGAGGCAATGTTTGCTGATCTTGGTCATTTCAATCAGAAGTCCATTCAG ATAGCTTTTCTATTCACAATCTACCCATCTTTAGTTCTGACTTATGCGGGACAGACAGCATACCTGATCAAGCATCCCAATGATCATGATGACGGCTTCTACAAATTTATACCAACTTCAGTTTACTGGCCTATCTTTGTCATTGCCACTTCTGCTGCAGTTGTTGCTAGCCAGTCCTTAATATCAGCTACCTTTTCTGTAATCAAGCAATCTGTAGTGCTGGATTATTTTCCTCGTGTTAAGGTTGTCCACACATCTAATAACAAAGAAGGAGAGGTTTACTCCCCTGAAGTGAACTACATCCTGATGATCCTTTGTGTTGCTGTGATACTTATTTTTGGAGATGGAAAAGATATTGGAAATGCTTTTG GTGTTGTTGTGAGCATAGTTATGCTTATCACCACTATATTACTCACATTGGTGATGATCATGATATGGAGGACTCCTGCTATACTGGTTGCCCTAtactttgttgtattttttgtgATGGAAGGGGTTTATGTCAGTGCCGTTTTCACTAAATTTGCTGAAGGTGGATGGATTCCTTTTGCCATATCACTTATCCTTGCTTTCATCATGTTTGGTTGGTTTTATGGTAGACAAAGAAAGATTGATTATGAGTTAACCCACAAGATAACCTTTGAGAGACTTGAAGAGCTTTTAGCTGACCGCAGTGTTCAAAGGGTTCCTGGGCTATGCTTCTTTTATACCAACATTCAAGAAGGCCTAACTCCTATTCTTGGACACTACATAAAGAACATGAAATCCCTTCACAAGGTCACAATATTCACTACTCTTAGATATTTGTTAGTCCCCAAGGTTGCTCCACATGAGAGGATTGTCATCAAGAAATCGAATCTCGAAGGTGTATATTGCTGTGTGATTCAGTATGGCTATGCAGATGCTTTAAATTTAGAAGGAGATCATTTTGTTAATCAAGTCATCACTAGTTTGACACAACATATACAGAACTCTCCTGACAAGCTTTCATCTGATTCTCGAGAGATTGAAGAGACTTCATACTTAGAAGAGGCAAGGTGTGCAGGGGTAGTTCATGTTCGTGGAAAGACAAAATTTTACATTGGCCTGAACTGTGGCTGGTTTGATAAATTTGTGCTTAGATTTTATGAAGTCATGCACAATAACTGTAGATCTGCCTTGCCTGCTCTAGGGGTTCCACCACAACAACGGATTGAAGTTGGAATGCTATACGAGGCTTGA